Proteins co-encoded in one Campylobacter concisus genomic window:
- a CDS encoding SH3 domain-containing protein: MKKGIFLAFSVALFLGCSQTQPKPSVQNSLPDENVYRPNERISLLDFEMKQDASSLPQNIQSASFDQEEILKRRFKVFTLRGVKFNPNDVFWAFNIYKPSEKRKYFGSNFREIPQSWFDAQKDNANFSALSSISAYALTSANTALRNFPTDEPIFLNPQTPGEGYPFDYLQESTLSIAHPLFVSHLSKDRAWAFVSDDAVWGWVKVEDIKFISDDEANAYQKSSFVTIKTDKMPVYDKAGNFLFYSRVGAILPVLAQDSKNYYGKIYVRNLLREFVLPKPVGALFPLKFNDSNLKTLISSLLTQPYGWGGVDKLRDCSLFTKDLLASFGVWLPRNSRAQANMGQKFDLKGLSNAAKTKEIKEKGVPYLTLVHLPGHIMLYAGYKGDDIYVVHDAWGLKTENNGRALIGATAVTTLNIGQNRSDIQNSNLLISKVDSINVIKPENVISDKARKISALQRAYDVKVEDNLVKFGDGTIFVYDDFKQKDDECSTGADIEDMNALDYAAFSPLSTALSDAGRCRNYEFLGKIYGSSESEAKANLVDVVWLKDFLNLPLKFNSKNGAAAALQEVSNELNEMVKHDMSLLEYLKDPGGTFKWRIIADTNRLSAHSYGIAIDINVKKSHYWQWSKGYQNLIPEKIVRVFEKHKFIWGGRWKHFDTMHFEYRPEMFE, from the coding sequence TTGAAAAAAGGTATATTTTTAGCGTTTAGTGTTGCTTTGTTTTTGGGATGTTCGCAGACCCAGCCAAAGCCAAGTGTGCAAAATTCTTTACCGGATGAAAATGTATATAGGCCAAATGAACGCATTAGTTTGCTTGATTTTGAAATGAAGCAAGATGCCTCGTCGCTACCGCAAAATATACAAAGTGCAAGTTTTGACCAAGAAGAAATTTTAAAAAGAAGGTTTAAGGTTTTTACATTAAGGGGCGTAAAATTTAATCCAAACGATGTCTTTTGGGCATTTAATATATATAAACCAAGTGAAAAGAGAAAGTATTTTGGCTCAAATTTTAGAGAGATCCCACAAAGCTGGTTTGACGCACAAAAGGATAATGCAAATTTTTCAGCTCTTTCAAGCATCTCTGCTTATGCCCTAACTTCGGCAAACACAGCTTTAAGAAATTTTCCAACCGATGAGCCGATATTTTTAAATCCGCAAACTCCAGGAGAAGGCTATCCGTTTGATTATCTGCAAGAATCAACCCTAAGCATTGCTCATCCACTTTTTGTCTCACATCTTTCTAAAGACAGGGCATGGGCGTTTGTTAGCGATGATGCGGTTTGGGGCTGGGTAAAAGTCGAGGATATAAAATTTATAAGCGATGATGAGGCAAATGCCTATCAAAAGTCAAGTTTTGTGACTATAAAAACGGACAAGATGCCAGTTTATGACAAGGCCGGAAATTTTTTATTTTATTCAAGAGTCGGAGCGATACTGCCTGTTTTGGCTCAGGATAGTAAAAACTACTACGGAAAAATTTATGTAAGAAATCTCTTGAGAGAATTTGTGTTGCCAAAGCCTGTTGGCGCTCTTTTTCCTCTTAAATTTAATGACTCAAATCTAAAAACACTTATTAGCTCTCTTCTTACTCAGCCTTATGGTTGGGGCGGGGTCGATAAGCTAAGGGATTGCTCGCTTTTTACCAAAGATTTACTAGCAAGTTTTGGCGTGTGGTTGCCTAGAAACTCAAGAGCTCAAGCAAATATGGGACAAAAATTTGATCTAAAAGGACTTAGTAACGCCGCTAAGACAAAAGAGATAAAAGAAAAGGGCGTGCCATATCTTACGCTTGTGCATCTGCCAGGACATATCATGCTTTATGCTGGATACAAGGGCGATGATATATATGTGGTGCATGATGCTTGGGGACTAAAAACCGAAAATAACGGCAGGGCATTAATCGGTGCTACGGCAGTAACTACGCTAAATATCGGACAAAACAGAAGCGATATACAAAACTCAAATTTGCTCATTTCAAAGGTTGATTCTATAAATGTGATAAAGCCCGAAAATGTAATAAGCGATAAAGCTAGAAAAATTTCAGCTTTACAAAGGGCTTATGATGTTAAGGTTGAGGATAATTTGGTCAAATTCGGTGATGGAACAATATTTGTCTATGATGACTTTAAACAAAAAGATGATGAGTGTAGCACTGGGGCCGATATAGAGGATATGAATGCACTTGATTACGCTGCATTTTCGCCGCTTAGCACCGCACTAAGCGATGCTGGCAGATGTAGAAATTATGAATTTTTAGGCAAAATTTATGGCTCAAGCGAGAGCGAGGCAAAAGCAAATTTAGTAGATGTCGTTTGGCTAAAAGATTTTTTAAATTTACCTTTAAAATTTAACTCTAAAAATGGAGCTGCAGCTGCCTTGCAAGAGGTTAGCAACGAGCTAAATGAGATGGTAAAACATGATATGAGTTTGCTCGAGTATTTAAAAGATCCAGGTGGGACATTTAAGTGGCGCATCATCGCTGATACAAATCGCTTAAGTGCGCACAGCTACGGTATCGCGATTGATATAAATGTAAAAAAGAGCCACTACTGGCAGTGGAGCAAGGGCTACCAAAACCTCATCCCTGAAAAGATAGTGCGTGTTTTTGAAAAACATAAATTTATCTGGGGTGGACGCTGGAAGCACTTTGATACGATGCACTTCGAGTATCGCCCAGAGATGTTTGAGTAG
- a CDS encoding DUF523 domain-containing protein — MREKILISACLVGINCKFNGENNLLNKDVLDEISKRYHLLFVCPEVYGGLSTPREPAEMKNGAVICKFSGKDVSENFKSGAEICLRIAKLNGCKKAILKSKSPSCGSGQIYDGSFSKRLILGDGITAKLLKENEILVYGEDEIAGLDV, encoded by the coding sequence TTGAGAGAAAAAATCTTAATAAGTGCTTGCCTAGTCGGCATAAATTGTAAATTTAACGGCGAAAATAATCTCTTAAATAAAGATGTTTTAGATGAAATTTCAAAGAGATATCATCTGCTTTTTGTTTGTCCAGAGGTTTATGGTGGGCTTAGCACGCCAAGAGAGCCAGCTGAGATGAAAAATGGCGCAGTTATTTGTAAATTTTCAGGTAAAGATGTGAGCGAAAATTTTAAAAGTGGAGCAGAAATTTGTCTAAGAATAGCCAAGCTAAATGGCTGCAAAAAGGCTATTTTAAAATCAAAAAGTCCAAGTTGTGGAAGTGGGCAAATTTATGACGGGAGTTTTAGTAAGAGGCTTATTTTAGGCGATGGCATCACAGCAAAACTGCTAAAAGAAAATGAAATTTTAGTTTACGGCGAAGATGAGATAGCAGGGCTTGATGTCTGA
- a CDS encoding D-amino acid aminotransferase has translation MADQALQTVFLNGEFLQKDEAKVSAFDRGFIFGDGIYEVVPVINSKMVDKDGFWARFERSLNEIDISLPYEKEKFEAILNEIISKNALKEGGIYMQVTRGVAFRNFYFIENLTPSVFIFCYESEILNNPAAKTGIKVVSVEDIRWKRRDIKSISLLAQCYAKNEAHKKGADEGFMVENGFVTEGCSSSAFIIKGKTLITKPLSNEILPGIRRMRLLRIAKDIGLKIEERKFSMDEVYGADEVFISAATLILLPVVYADGKAINGAKVGEISSKLREIYAGELLKEAGL, from the coding sequence ATGGCAGATCAAGCTTTACAAACCGTCTTTTTAAATGGAGAATTTTTGCAAAAAGACGAGGCAAAAGTTAGTGCTTTTGATAGAGGATTTATATTTGGCGATGGAATTTATGAGGTTGTGCCTGTGATAAATTCAAAAATGGTTGATAAAGATGGATTTTGGGCAAGATTTGAAAGAAGCTTAAATGAGATAGATATAAGCTTGCCCTACGAAAAGGAAAAATTTGAAGCGATCTTAAACGAGATAATCTCCAAAAATGCCTTAAAAGAAGGCGGAATTTACATGCAAGTAACAAGAGGCGTGGCATTTAGAAATTTCTATTTCATAGAAAATTTAACACCAAGCGTCTTTATCTTTTGCTACGAGAGTGAAATTTTAAACAATCCTGCTGCAAAAACTGGTATAAAAGTCGTAAGTGTCGAGGATATCAGGTGGAAAAGGCGTGACATCAAGTCTATCTCGCTTCTAGCTCAGTGCTATGCTAAAAATGAAGCTCACAAAAAAGGCGCAGACGAGGGCTTTATGGTGGAAAATGGCTTTGTCACAGAGGGCTGTAGCTCAAGTGCTTTTATCATCAAGGGCAAAACCCTCATTACTAAGCCACTTTCAAATGAAATTTTGCCAGGAATTCGCCGTATGAGACTTTTAAGGATTGCTAAAGATATTGGCCTTAAGATAGAGGAGCGAAAATTTAGCATGGATGAAGTTTATGGCGCTGATGAAGTCTTTATCTCGGCTGCGACGCTCATACTCTTGCCAGTCGTTTATGCTGATGGCAAGGCGATAAATGGCGCAAAAGTGGGAGAAATTTCAAGCAAACTCCGAGAAATTTATGCTGGTGAACTTTTAAAAGAAGCTGGACTTTGA
- the rsmH gene encoding 16S rRNA (cytosine(1402)-N(4))-methyltransferase RsmH: MQSPHISVLLDEVLSFFKNLNGNFIDCTLGYAGHSSAILSQNKNLNLIACDRDNEAINFSLKKLEPFGNRVKIYKSNFSELTSKLSQEEILNVRGILADIGVSSLQIDKDDRGFGLGSSTLDMRMDKERNFSAYDVVNGYSFDELVRIFRDYGELKNAVGIANKIINARNLGKITSAKELANLIGTAQIKGRGVSPAILAFQAIRIEVNGELDELINLLDSIEKCGFKDCLVAIITFHSLEDRIVKERFKKWANSCICLPGVYRCECGNNHELGEILTKKPLTASQNELKINSRSKSAKLRVFKIKG, from the coding sequence TTGCAAAGTCCACATATCAGTGTTTTACTTGATGAAGTTCTATCCTTTTTTAAAAATCTGAATGGAAACTTTATAGATTGCACGCTTGGGTATGCCGGACATTCTAGCGCCATTTTGTCTCAAAATAAAAATTTAAATTTAATTGCCTGTGATAGAGATAACGAAGCTATAAATTTTTCACTAAAAAAACTTGAGCCATTTGGCAATAGGGTTAAAATTTATAAAAGTAACTTCTCTGAATTGACTAGCAAGCTAAGTCAAGAAGAAATTTTAAATGTTAGAGGAATTTTGGCCGACATCGGTGTTAGCTCACTTCAGATAGATAAAGACGATAGGGGCTTTGGTCTTGGCTCAAGTACTCTTGATATGAGAATGGACAAAGAGCGAAATTTTAGCGCATATGACGTTGTAAATGGATACTCTTTTGATGAGTTGGTTAGAATTTTTAGAGATTATGGCGAGCTAAAAAATGCTGTTGGGATTGCAAATAAAATTATAAATGCTAGAAATTTAGGCAAGATAACGAGTGCAAAAGAGCTTGCAAATTTAATAGGTACAGCCCAGATAAAAGGGCGCGGAGTTAGCCCTGCAATACTTGCCTTTCAAGCGATCAGGATAGAGGTAAATGGTGAGCTAGATGAGCTAATAAATTTGCTTGATAGTATAGAAAAATGTGGGTTTAAAGATTGTCTTGTGGCAATTATTACGTTTCACTCGCTTGAAGATAGGATCGTAAAAGAACGCTTTAAAAAATGGGCAAATAGCTGTATCTGCCTACCTGGCGTCTATAGATGTGAATGCGGAAACAATCACGAACTAGGAGAAATTTTAACCAAAAAGCCACTAACAGCAAGCCAAAATGAGCTAAAGATAAACTCACGAAGCAAGAGCGCAAAACTGCGGGTTTTTAAGATAAAGGGATAA